One window of Channa argus isolate prfri chromosome 4, Channa argus male v1.0, whole genome shotgun sequence genomic DNA carries:
- the LOC137125388 gene encoding RNA polymerase II elongation factor ELL — MAALRQEHRYGLSCGKINKNTPNQTLYHVKLTDTAIRTLEAYQNLKASLSNQPAICFKGSQGYVKIPAPSPESPNGFRVFSFYLSSDSKDKPQSSFDCIHQYVSGEGRDHLEGQGSIQDKITVCATDDSYQTTRERMSQVEKDIWSRSAIEIKPGPSAYVKEQRKKGLISASDSNNKHSPSNKRSLVPSPVAHRPLKDRIIHLLALKPYRKPELLLWLERERASPKDKVDLTSVLDEVGRLNLKDHSYSLKDELYRHVQRDWPGYQGEEKQLIHRLLLRKFQPLHSSQLKSPQTSHSFHKTPGDSPSQLSPAKNLSVKRPLPLDSSNSQTPKKQRLLDQCLSLQSPSHGDYSTNGACSSSGHGNSSSQIKIEFNKTNNHLHGSPNGLYSPHKLSGSSVIPKLERTESTPTAPSLKPPHIETSICTDQQLSNGQHKKKKSKKHKDKERECLKPDWIETSPDLKQNQENLKDHEGKKTPVNRTSPEELPDYLIKYSTVTALEQRKQYKDDFCAEYDEYRALHDRISAITEMFVQLGSKINTLSPGTQEYKLMEDQILQKYRKYKKKFPGYREEKKRCEYLHQKLSHIKGLITDYDRAQELS; from the exons ATGGCAGCGCTGAGACAGGAGCATCGGTATGGGCTCTCCTGTggcaaaatcaacaaaaacaccCCGAATCAAACTCTTTATCACGTCAAACTTACTGACACTGCCATCCGGACATTGGAAGCCTACCAGAACCTGAAG gcATCACTATCAAATCAGCCAGCGATTTGCTTCAAGGGGAGCCAGGGG TACGTAAAGATCCCAGCACCATCCCCTGAATCTCCCAATGGATTCAGAGTCTTCTCCTTCTACCTATCCAGCGACAGCAAAGACAAGCCTCAGTCCAGCTTCGACTGCATACACCAATATGTCTCGGG GGAGGGCAGGGATCACCTGGAGGGCCAGGGCAGCATTCAGGACAAGATCACAGTGTGTGCCACAGACGACTCCTATCAGACAACACGGGAGCGGATGTCTCAGGTGGAGAAGGACATCTGGAGTCGCTCAGCAATTGAGATCAAGCCGGGGCCAA GTGCATACGTGAAGGAACAGAGAAAGAAGGGTCTGATATCAGCCTCAGACAGTAACAATAAGCACTCCCCCAGCAACAAAAGGAGCCTAGTTCCCAGCCCAGTGGCACACCGACCTTTGAAGGATCGCATCATTCATCTCTTGGCCCTAAAGCCCTACAGGAAACCTGAGCTGCTACTGTGGTTGGAGAGGGAGCGGGCCAGTCCAAAGGACAAGGTTGATTTGACCTCAGTACTCGATGAG GTTGGGAGACTAAACCTTAAAGACCACAGCTACTCTCTGAAGGATGAGCTCTACAGACATGTGCAGAGAGACTGGCCAGGATATCAAGGGGAAGAAAAGCAACTCATCCACAGACTCCTGCTCAG GAAATTTCAGCCACTCCACAGTAGCCAGCTGAAAAGTCCCCAGACCAGCCATTCATTCCACAAAACTCCTGGGGACTCTCCTTCACAACTCAGTCCTGCCAAGAACCTTTCAGTG aAACGCCCATTGCCCCTGGACTCATCCAACTCTCAGacccccaaaaaacaaagactATTAGACCagtgtttgtctctgcagtCACCCTCTCATGGAGACTACAGCACCAATGGGGCATGTAGCTCCTCAGGTCATGGGAACTCCAGTTCACAGATCAAAATAGAGTTCAACAAGACCAACAATCATCTCCATGGGAGCCCGAATGGTCTGTACTCACCACATAAACTCAGTGGGTCATCTGTTATTCCCAAACTGGAAAGGACAGAGTCAACTCCTACTGCACCCAGCCTCAAGCCCCCACACATTGAAACCTCCATTTGCACTGACCAACAGTTAAGCAATGGCCAACATAAAAAGAAGAAGTCCAAAAAGCACAAAGACAAGGAGCGAGAATGCTTAAAACCAGACTGGATAGAGACCAGTCCAGACCTCAAGCAGAACCAAGAAAATCTCAAAG ACCACGAGGGAAAGAAAACACCTGTCAACAGAACCTCACCAGAGGAGCTGCCAGACTATTTAAT AAAATACAGCACCGTAACAGCACTGGAGCAGCGTAAACAGTATAAGGATGACTTCTGTGCAGAGTACGATGAATACAGAGCTCTTCATGACCGGATTAGTGCTATCACGGAGATGTTTGTTCAGTTGGGCTCAAAGATCAACACACTCTCGCCAGGAACACAAGAATATAAG cttATGGAGGACCAAATTCTACAAAAGTACAGAAAGTACaagaaa aagTTTCCTGGATACCGGGAAGAAAAGAAGCGATGCGAGTACCTACATCAGAAACTGTCACATATCAAAGGCCTGATCACAGATTATGACCGAGCACAGGAACTCTCCTAG